One window of the Nicotiana tabacum cultivar K326 chromosome 4, ASM71507v2, whole genome shotgun sequence genome contains the following:
- the LOC107791176 gene encoding putative late blight resistance protein homolog R1B-16, with product MAYAALTSLMGTVGKILQQNPDPEKGEEMKFLYETLGSLRAILEDSVKRSDLEMIKRLEAQTTQMAYALEDKVELAMESGILGSLNQIKGHIDSTMNDWMKIKTSYENHVKALPANEGFSPDSSKLSSQPENVMVGHNNELDLMLDHLTRGSRELKVVSIVGMGGIGKTTFATRIYYDPVIVSRFDTRPMVTVSQEFYVRRLLLGLLNSITSIPREICNESDGQLADRLRKGLKGRRYLIFIDDIWSTEAWDDMKLCFPDDGNGSRILLTTRNTEVAEYASMNEPPFHRMRLLSFDESWNLFHSKVFTKKGLSSEFEKIGKEVVKKCRGLPLTIIIVAGLLSKIHSLVEWGNVAEDVNSLLYECPDKQCSRLIDLSYRHLPHHIKACFLYFGVFQEDTEINVKRLVKLWVAEGFLEVEKDKNLEEVAKKCLEDLIDRSLVFADKGSTRNGKIKTCKMHDLLHGFCLREAQRENFLRVIQKKDDDLHAKPVLFHPKFHRRISILSCDNYKLYFDHDTYNKARSILFLGKPYYIPDIKLEYSCFKLLRVLDIATDTLRGNFPKDILCLFHLRYLAFTFAGSLDSPLDMSLWNLETFVFDYRVCGCIYFAEEIWRMEQLRHLKFSLNCLTQPSQEKCLVLENLQTFSGLNPLNCTKEVFKRIPNVKKLMILGHMVQYGESEMPDCFNDLASLGKLESLGFHIQTNINHLNLCLPPPGNFPQNLKKLTFIFTYMPWKNMDIVGMLPNLEVLKLRSSACIGEEWEPSENGFHQLKFLLLHCSDPNYWKATSDHFPLLEHLVLRDCYHLQEIPLDFADSLTLQSIEIENCERSVVTSAEQIQEEQRNLGVDDLIVRACRIRGCEDEDHISQSFGGS from the exons ATGGCTTATGCTGCTTTGACTTCTCTTATGGGAACTGTTGGAAAAATTCTGCAACAAAACCCAGATCCTGAGAAAGGGGAAGAAATGAAATTTCTATATGAAACTCTTGGTTCCTTGAGGGCCATTCTGGAGGATTCTGTGAAAAGAAGTGATCTTGAGATGATTAAAAGGTTGGAAGCACAAACCACACAGATGGCATATGCACTAGAAGATAAAGTCGAGTTAGCAATGGAGAGTGGAATTCTTGGAAGCTTGAATCAGATAAAAGGACACATTGATTCCACCATGAATGACTGGATGAAGATCAAGACTAGCTATGAAAACCATGTCAAAGCTCTTCCAGCAAATGAAGGTTTTAGTCCCGATTCATCAAAACTTTCTTCGCAGCCAGAAAATGTTATGGTTGGCCACAACAATGAATTAGACCTGATGTTAGATCATCTTACTAGGGGCTCACGTGAACTAAAAGTTGTCTCTATTGTTGGGATGGGGGGCATTGGTAAGACAACATTTGCTACAAGAATTTATTATGATCCAGTAATCGTTTCTCGCTTTGACACTCGTCCAATGGTTACTGTTTCACAAGAATTTTATGTTAGAAGGTTACTTCTAGGCCTTCTTAATTCTATCACGTCAATTCCTCGAGAAATTTGTAACGAAAGTGATGGACAATTAGCAGATCGGCTACGAAAGGGTTTAAAAGGGAGGAggtatttgattttcattgatgatatatggAGCACTGAAGCATGGGATGATATGAAGCTATGTTTCCCAGATGATGGCAATGGAAGCCGAATATTACTGACCACTCGTAATACAGAGGTAGCTGAATATGCTAGCATGAATGAACCTCCCTTTCATCGCATGCGTCTTTTAAGTTTCGATGAAAGTTGGAACCTCTTCCACTCAAAGGTTTTCACTAAAAAAGGTCTTTCCTCTGAATTTGAGAAGATAGGGAAAGAGGTTGTTAAAAAATGTCGAGGATTACCGCTAACAATCATCATAGTTGCTGGACTTCTCTCCAAAATCCATTCATTAGTTGAATGGGGAAATGTTGCTGAAGATGTGAACTCACTTTTATATGAATGTCCTGACAAACAGTGCTCAAGACTTATTGATCTTAGTTACCGCCACTTGCCTCATCACATAAAAGCCTGTTTTCTGTATTTTGGAGTTTTTCAGGAAGACACTGAGATTAATGTCAAGAGACTTGTCAAGCTATGGGTTGcagaggggtttcttgaggtagaAAAGGATAAGAACTTGGAAGAAGTGGCTAAGAAGTGTTTAGAAGATCTTATAGATAGAAGTTTAGTTTTCGCCGATAAGGGGAGTACTCGCAATGGAAAAATAAAGACATGCAAAATGCATGATCTTTTACATGGATTTTGCTTGAGAGAAGCTCAGAGAGAAAACTTTCTGCGTGTCATTCAAAAGAAAGATGATGATCTTCATGCAAAGCCCGTCCTCTTTCATCCAAAATTTCATAGACGGATAAGTATCTTAAGTTGTGACAACTATAAGTTATATTTTGATCATGATACTTACAACAAAGCCCGTTCAATTTTATTTTTGGGTAAGCCTTACTACATTCCGGATATCAAACTAGAGTACTCATGTTTCAAGCTATTGAGAGTATTAGATATAGCTACTGACACATTGAGAGGCAATTTCCCTAAGGATATCCTTTGTTTGTTTCACTTGAGATACCTGGCTTTTACCTTTGCCGGATCTTTGGATTCTCCCCTGGATATGAGCCTTTGGAATCTTGAAACATTTGTATTTGATTACCGGGTCTGTGGTTGTATATATTTTGCAGAAGAAATATGGAGGATGGAACAATTAAGGCATCTAAAGTTTAGCTTGAATTGCTTAACCCAACCTTCACAAGAGAAGTGCTTGGTGCTGGAAAATTTGCAGACATTTTCTGGGTTGAATCCTTTAAATTGTACAAAGGAAGTGTTCAAAAGGATTCccaatgttaagaagttaatgaTTCTAGGACACATGGTTCAATATGGAGAGAGTGAAATGCCAGATTGCTTCAATGACCTTGCTAGTCTAGGTAAACTTGAGTCACTGGGTTTTCACATTCAAACAAATATTAACCACTTGAATTTGTGCCTTCCTCCTCCAGGCAACTTTCCACAGAACCTTAAGAAGTTGACATTTATCTTTACGTACATGCCTTGGAAGAATATGGACATTGTTGGTATGCTACCTAATCTTGAGGTGCTAAAATTGAGGAGCAGTGCTTGCATAGGTGAAGAGTGGGAACCATCTGAGAATGGGTTTCATCAACTAAAATTCTTGCTTTTACATTGCTCAGATCCCAATTACTGGAAGGCAACTAGTGACCATTTTCCTCTCCTCGAGCATCTGGTGCTAAGAGATTGCTATCATTTACAAGAGATACCTCTGGATTTCGCGGACAGTCTCACATTGCAGTCGATTGAGATAGAGAACTGCGAGCGTTCTGTTGTGACTTCTGCCGAGCAAATTCAGGAAGAGCAACGGAACCTGGGAGTTGATGATCTTATAGTTCGTGCCTGCAGAATTCGAG GTTGTGAAGATGAAGATCATATTTCTCAATCATTCGGTGGAAGTTAA